The following DNA comes from Deinococcus betulae.
GTCAGGCACACCCCTGAAGCGAGGCGCCTCTAGCAATTGGCCGCCGGGAGAAGTATCCCGGCGGCCTGGTTCTTAAGGGGTGTGCAGGACGCCCTACCGCCTCACAGCGGGCGCTGTTATCCCCAGCGCTGTTTGGCGGGTCGGTCCGTAACCCTTAAAACGGAGTTTCTTCCTCGATCTGCGCGGCGGCTGGCCGGGGCGAGGGACGCGGAGCGGGAGCAGGACGGGCAGCCGGCTGCGGCGCCCCCTGGGCACGGTTGCCTGGGATGGCGTACCGCTCCTGCCGTTTGCCGCCCCGGAAAATCGCCAGCGTCACGTATTCAAATTCGCCGTCAGACTTCTCGCGGACGTGTTCGGGGTCGGTGCTCTTGGCGCCGCGCGAGAACTTCACGGCGGCGGGCAGCTTCATCTTGCGGCTGTCCACCGCTTCCAGTTCACGGCGGCGGTAGGCGTGGCCCCGGTGAATGACCATTTCCTCGCCCTCAGGATTGGTCCAGCGCCGCGCACCAATCAGGGTCCAGTCGAAGTCGGCCTCATTGTCCAGGGGAAACTGGTAGCCCCCCGTCGGGATCTCTCCGCTGGTCCAGCCCAGGCGGCC
Coding sequences within:
- a CDS encoding single-stranded DNA-binding protein, whose protein sequence is MLHLEFMTDLGARVTVDVESADKLLDVQRHYGRLGWTSGEIPTGGYQFPLDNEADFDWTLIGARRWTNPEGEEMVIHRGHAYRRRELEAVDSRKMKLPAAVKFSRGAKSTDPEHVREKSDGEFEYVTLAIFRGGKRQERYAIPGNRAQGAPQPAARPAPAPRPSPRPAAAQIEEETPF